One Setaria italica strain Yugu1 chromosome II, Setaria_italica_v2.0, whole genome shotgun sequence DNA segment encodes these proteins:
- the LOC101782352 gene encoding calmodulin-binding receptor-like cytoplasmic kinase 3: protein MSPSALLPALAVFLLCCWPLALASVAETALSRVACGDDQVAVLDASDGLLNLSVNGVLVQDRVLACQKLRLYFGSGCLRCGEVSDGWRGAVKQYCGEGSESSQATSHQNVPRKLLRRPTENGSRNNSGPCGSLGLHENNQDNGDSSENDDHFLAMPGVILLCCGLMLPCFHAERKEASRHDTATIQRNAIESVSSYEVSMSSEKVPPTPHRIPPSPSRFAPSPQVARVGSVNLSIQQILRATQNFSPSFKLGEGGFGMVYRAVLPDGTVVAVKRAKKDQFAGPRDEFSNEVDLLAKIDHRNLVRLLGFTDKGNERIIITEYVPNGTLREHLDGQHGRVLDFNQRLEIAIDVAHALTYLHLYAEKTIIHRDVKSSNILLTDSYRAKVSDFGFARSGPSDTEKTHISTKVKGTAGYLDPEYLRTYQLTPKSDVFSFGILLVEILSARRPVELKRTPEERITIRWTFKKFNEGNMREILDPLLEDHVDDEVLEKLLSLAFQCAAPTRDDRPTMKEVGEQLWEIRKEYGKSIRKV, encoded by the exons ATGTCTCCTTCGGCTCTTCTACCTGCTCTCGCGGTTTTCCTCCTGTGCTGCTGGCCTCTAGCTCTCGCTTCCGTCGCTGAGACAGCCCTTTCGCGAGTTGCTTGCGGAGACGACCAAGTTGCCGTCTTGGATGCCTCTGATGGCCTCCTCAACCTGTCGGTCAATGGGGTTCTGGTGCAGGACCGCGTTCTTGCCTGCCAGAAGCTCCGCTTGTACTTTGGGAGTGGTTGCCTCCGCTGCGGCGAGGTGTCGGATGGGTGGAGGGGTGCGGTTAAGCAATACTGTGGTGAAGGGAGCGAATCCAGCCAGG CAACTTCGCATCAAAATGTACCAAGGAAGCTCTTGAGGCGGCCCACAGAAAATGGCTCAAGAAATAATTCTGGCCCATGTGGAAGCTTGGGTTTGCATGAAAATAATCAGGACAACGGTGATTCTTCAGAAAACGATGATCACTTCCTGGCCATGCCTGGTGTGATTCTCCTATGCTGTGGTCTCATGCTTCCATGCTTCCATGCTGAAAGAAAAGAAGCCAGCAGGCATGATACTGCAACTATTCAGCGCAATGCAA TTGAATCAGTTTCGTCTTATGAAGTAAGCATGTCGTCTGAGAAAGTCCCACCAACTCCGCATCGGATACCTCCAAGTCCTTCTAGATTTGCACCATCTCCGCAAGTAGCTAGAGTTGGATCTGTCAACTTAAGCATTCAGCAGATCCTCAGGGCAACTCAGAACTTCTCACCATCATTTAAGTTAGGTGAAGGAGGATTTGGGATGGTCTACAGGGCTGTATTGCCAGATGGAACCGTTGTTGCAGTCAAGAGGGCTAAAAAG GATCAATTTGCAGGTCCTAGGGACGAGTTTAGCAATGAAGTAGACTTGCTTGCTAAGATAGACCACCGAAATTTGGTGAGGTTACTGGGTTTTACTGATAAAGGAAATGAGCGTATTATCATCACAGAATATGTTCCAAATGGCACTCTAAGAGAACATCTAGATG GTCAACATGGCAGGGTCCTGGATTTTAATCAGCGCCTAGAAATTGCAATCGATGTCGCTCATGCACTTACTTATCTCCATCTGTATGCAG AGAAGACGATAATTCATCGTGATGTGAAGTCATCAAATATCCTACTAACGGATAGCTATCGTGCGAAGGTGTCTGACTTTGGATTTGCAAGAAGTGGCCCTAGTGACACGGAGAAGACACACATATCAACAAAAGTGAAAGGCACCGCTGGTTACCTGGATCCTGAATACCTGAGAACATACCAGCTAACTCCAAAGAGTGATGTCTTCTCCTTCGGCATATTGCTTGTGGAAATTCTTTCTGCTCGCCGACCTGTAGAGCTGAAGCGAACCCCTGAAGAGAGGATCACTATCAGATGG ACTTTCAAGAAATTTAATGAAGGCAACATGAGAGAGATATTGGACCCGTTGCTGGAAGATCACGTGGATGATGAGGTGCTTGAGAAGCTCCTTAGCTTGGCGTTCCAATGTGCTGCTCCGACGCGGGATGACCGACCAACCATGAAGGAAGTTGGGGAGCAGCTGTGGGAAATCAGGAAAGAGTACGGAAAGAGCATCAGGAAGGTGTGA